One window of the Salvelinus alpinus chromosome 13, SLU_Salpinus.1, whole genome shotgun sequence genome contains the following:
- the LOC139536927 gene encoding alpha-actinin-3 isoform X1 produces the protein MTAIETQVQYGSYMTSEQIYMTQEDDWDRDLLLDPAWEKQQRKTFTAWCNSHLRKAGTQIENIEEDFRNGLKLMLLLEVISGSWSLQTEGSITVEHWRFTPFCMVKCLNTFHNFHSLTLTLTNVSLLCVCECAGERLPKPDKGKMRFHKIANVNKALDFICSKGVKLVSIGAEEIVDGNVKMTLGMIWTIILRFAIQDISVEETSAKEGLLLWCQRKTAPYRNVNVQNFHISWKDGLALCALIHRHRPDLIDYSKLRKDDPMGNLNTAFEVAEKYLDIPKMLDAEDIVNTPKPDEKAIMTYVSCFYHAFAGAEQAETAANRICKVLAVNQENEKLMEEYETLASELLEWIRRTIPWLENRVAEQTMRAMQQKLEDFRDYRRVHKPPKVQEKCQLEINFNTLQTKLRLSNRPAFMPSEGKMVSDIANAWKGLEQVEKGYEEWLLTEIRRLERLDHLAEKFKQKCSLHESWTSGKVELLSMKDYESASLMEIRALMRKHEAFESDLAAHQDRVEQIAAIAQELNELDYHDAVTINARCQGICDQWDNLGTLTQKRRDSLERVEKLWETIDQLYLEFAKRAAPFNNWMDGAMEDLQDMFIVHSIEEIQSLITAHDQFKATLPEADKERVATMGIQNEIVKIAQTYGIKLSGVNPYTNLSPQDITDKWDAVKHLVPLRDQMLQEEVARQQSNERLRRQFAAQANIIGPWIQTKMEEISHVSVDIAGSLEEQMSNLKQYEQNIINYKCNIDKLEGDHQLSQESLIFDNKHTNYTMEHVRVGWEQLLTTIARTINEVENQILTRDAKGISQEQLNEFRASFNHFDRKRNGMMDPDDFRACLISMGYDLGEVEFARIMTLVDSNNTGVVTFQAFIDFMTRETAETDTADQVMASFKILASDKTYITVEELRRELPPEQADYCISRMTSYIGSGAPPGALDYISFSSALYGESDL, from the exons acCTTCACCGCCTGGTGCAACTCTCACCTGCGTAAAGCGGGCACACAGATTGAGAACATTGAGGAGGACTTCAGGAATGGGCTCAAACTCATGTTGCTGTTGGAGGTCATCTCAGGTAGTTGGAGCCTACAGACAGAGGGCTCAATTACTGTGGAACATTGGCGTTTCACTCCTTTCTGCATGGTGAAATGTCTAAATACATTTCACAATTTCCATTCACTTACATTAACGCTAACCAATGTGTCCttgttgtgtgtttgtgaatgtgcAGGTGAAAGGCTTCCCAAGCCAGACAAAGGCAAAATGCGTTTCCACAAAATCGCCAACGTGAACAAGGCCCTGGATTTCATCTGCAGCAAGGGAGTCAAGCTGGTGTCCATCGGTGCCGAGG AGATTGTGGATGGTAATGTGAAGATGACCCTGGGGATGATCTGGACCATCATTCTGCGTTTCGCCATCCAGGACATCTCTGTAGAGG AGACCTCTGCTAAGGAGGGTCTGTTGCTGTGGTGCCAGAGGAAGACTGCCCCCTACAGGAATGTCAATGTGCAGAACTTCCACATCAG TTGGAAGGATGGCCTGGCACTGTGTGCCCTCATCCACAGACACAGACCTGACCTCATTGACTACTCCAAACTGCGCAAG GATGACCCCATGGGCAATCTCAACACTGCCTTCGAGGTGGCAGAGAAGTACCTGGACATCCCCAAGATGTTGGATGCAGAAG ATATTGTGAACACCCCAAAGCCCGACGAGAAGGCCATCATGACCTATGTGTCCTGCTTCTATCATGCCTTCGCTGGAGCCGAGCAG GCTGAGACGGCTGCCAACAGGATCTGCAAGGTGCTGGCTGTCAACCAGGAGAACGAGAAGCTCATGGAGGAGTATGAGACGCTGGCCAGTGAG CTGCTGGAGTGGATCCGTCGCACCATCCCCTGGCTGGAGAACCGTGTGGCCGAGCAGACCATGCGCGCCATGCAGCAGAAGCTGGAGGACTTCCGTGACTACCGTCGCGTCCACAAGCCTCCCAAGGTGCAGGAGAAGTGTCAGCTGGAGATTAACTTCAACACCCTGCAGACCAAGCTGAGGCTGAGCAACAGGCCCGCCTTCATGCCCTCCGAGGGCAAGATGGTGTCG GACATTGCCAATGCCTGGAAGGGTCTGGAGCAGGTAGAGAAGGGCTATGAGGAGTGGCTGCTCACTGAGATCCGCCGCCTGGAGAGGCTGGACCACCTGGCTGAGAAGTTCAAGCAGAAGTGTTCCCTGCATGAGTCCTGGACCTCAG GTAAGGTGGAGCTGCTGTCCATGAAGGACTATGAGTCTGCCTCACTGATGGAGATCCGTGCCCTGATGAGGAAGCACGAGGCGTTTGAGAGCGACCTGGCCGCCCACCAGGACAGAGTGGAGCAGATTGCTGCCATCGCCCAGGAGCTCAA TGAGCTGGACTATCATGACGCCGTCACCATCAACGCCCGCTGCCAGGGTATTTGTGACCAGTGGGACAACCTGGGCACCTTGACCCAGAAGAGGAGAGACTCACTGGAG cGTGTGGAGAAGCTGTGGGAGACCATCGACCAGCTGTACCTGGAGTTCGCCAAGAGAGCAGCCCCCTTCAACAACTGGATGGACGGAGCCATGGAGGACTTACAGGACATGTTCATTGTGCACAGTATTGAGGAGATCCAG agtCTGATCACAGCCCATGACCAGTTCAAGGCCACCCTGCCAGAGGCTGATAAGGAGCGCGTTGCAACCATGGGAATCCAGAATGAGATCGTGAAGATCGCTCAGACCTACGGCATCAAGCTGTCAGGAGTCAACCCCTACACCAACCTTTCCCCCCAGGACATCACCGACAAATGGGATGCT GTGAAACACCTGGTGCCCCTCAGGGATCAGATGCTGCAGGAGGAGGTGGCCAGGCAGCAGTCCAACGAGAGGCTGAGGCGCCAGTTCGCTGCCCAGGCCAACATCATCGGACCCTGGATCCAGACCAAGATGGAG GAGATCAGCCACGTGTCTGTGGACATCGCCGGCTCCCTGGAGGAACAGATGAGCAACCTGAAGCAGTACGAGCAGAACATCATCAACTACAAGTGCAACATCGACAAGCTGGAGGGAGACCACCAGCTCAGCCAGGAGTCCCTCATCTTTGACAACAAGCACACCAACTACACCATGGAG catgTGCGTGTGGGCTGGGAGCAGCTCCTGACCACCATCGCCCGCACCATCAACGAGGTGGAGAACCAGATCCTGACCCGAGATGCCAAGGGCATCAGCCAGGAGCAGCTCAACGAGTTCAGAGCCTCCTTCAACCACTTTGACAGG AAGAGAAATGGTATGATGGACCCAGACGACTTCCGCGCCTGTCTCATCTCCATGGGCTACGATCTG ggTGAGGTGGAGTTTGCCCGCATCATGACGCTGGTGGATTCCAACAACACAGGTGTGGTGACCTTCCAGGCCTTCATCGACTTCATGACCCGCGAGACGGCCGAGACGGACACCGCCGATCAGGTCATGGCCTCATTCAAGATCCTGGCCTCCGACAAG ACATACATCACAGTGGAAGAACTGCGCAGGGAGCTGCCCCCAGAGCAGGCCGACTACTGCATCAGCCGCATGACCAGTTACATCGGCAGTGGCGCACCCCCAGGCGCCCTGGACTACATCTCCTTCTCCAGTGCCCTGTACGGAGAGAGCGACTTATAA
- the LOC139536927 gene encoding alpha-actinin-3 isoform X2, translated as MTAIETQVQYGSYMTSEQIYMTQEDDWDRDLLLDPAWEKQQRKTFTAWCNSHLRKAGTQIENIEEDFRNGLKLMLLLEVISGERLPKPDKGKMRFHKIANVNKALDFICSKGVKLVSIGAEEIVDGNVKMTLGMIWTIILRFAIQDISVEETSAKEGLLLWCQRKTAPYRNVNVQNFHISWKDGLALCALIHRHRPDLIDYSKLRKDDPMGNLNTAFEVAEKYLDIPKMLDAEDIVNTPKPDEKAIMTYVSCFYHAFAGAEQAETAANRICKVLAVNQENEKLMEEYETLASELLEWIRRTIPWLENRVAEQTMRAMQQKLEDFRDYRRVHKPPKVQEKCQLEINFNTLQTKLRLSNRPAFMPSEGKMVSDIANAWKGLEQVEKGYEEWLLTEIRRLERLDHLAEKFKQKCSLHESWTSGKVELLSMKDYESASLMEIRALMRKHEAFESDLAAHQDRVEQIAAIAQELNELDYHDAVTINARCQGICDQWDNLGTLTQKRRDSLERVEKLWETIDQLYLEFAKRAAPFNNWMDGAMEDLQDMFIVHSIEEIQSLITAHDQFKATLPEADKERVATMGIQNEIVKIAQTYGIKLSGVNPYTNLSPQDITDKWDAVKHLVPLRDQMLQEEVARQQSNERLRRQFAAQANIIGPWIQTKMEEISHVSVDIAGSLEEQMSNLKQYEQNIINYKCNIDKLEGDHQLSQESLIFDNKHTNYTMEHVRVGWEQLLTTIARTINEVENQILTRDAKGISQEQLNEFRASFNHFDRKRNGMMDPDDFRACLISMGYDLGEVEFARIMTLVDSNNTGVVTFQAFIDFMTRETAETDTADQVMASFKILASDKTYITVEELRRELPPEQADYCISRMTSYIGSGAPPGALDYISFSSALYGESDL; from the exons acCTTCACCGCCTGGTGCAACTCTCACCTGCGTAAAGCGGGCACACAGATTGAGAACATTGAGGAGGACTTCAGGAATGGGCTCAAACTCATGTTGCTGTTGGAGGTCATCTCAG GTGAAAGGCTTCCCAAGCCAGACAAAGGCAAAATGCGTTTCCACAAAATCGCCAACGTGAACAAGGCCCTGGATTTCATCTGCAGCAAGGGAGTCAAGCTGGTGTCCATCGGTGCCGAGG AGATTGTGGATGGTAATGTGAAGATGACCCTGGGGATGATCTGGACCATCATTCTGCGTTTCGCCATCCAGGACATCTCTGTAGAGG AGACCTCTGCTAAGGAGGGTCTGTTGCTGTGGTGCCAGAGGAAGACTGCCCCCTACAGGAATGTCAATGTGCAGAACTTCCACATCAG TTGGAAGGATGGCCTGGCACTGTGTGCCCTCATCCACAGACACAGACCTGACCTCATTGACTACTCCAAACTGCGCAAG GATGACCCCATGGGCAATCTCAACACTGCCTTCGAGGTGGCAGAGAAGTACCTGGACATCCCCAAGATGTTGGATGCAGAAG ATATTGTGAACACCCCAAAGCCCGACGAGAAGGCCATCATGACCTATGTGTCCTGCTTCTATCATGCCTTCGCTGGAGCCGAGCAG GCTGAGACGGCTGCCAACAGGATCTGCAAGGTGCTGGCTGTCAACCAGGAGAACGAGAAGCTCATGGAGGAGTATGAGACGCTGGCCAGTGAG CTGCTGGAGTGGATCCGTCGCACCATCCCCTGGCTGGAGAACCGTGTGGCCGAGCAGACCATGCGCGCCATGCAGCAGAAGCTGGAGGACTTCCGTGACTACCGTCGCGTCCACAAGCCTCCCAAGGTGCAGGAGAAGTGTCAGCTGGAGATTAACTTCAACACCCTGCAGACCAAGCTGAGGCTGAGCAACAGGCCCGCCTTCATGCCCTCCGAGGGCAAGATGGTGTCG GACATTGCCAATGCCTGGAAGGGTCTGGAGCAGGTAGAGAAGGGCTATGAGGAGTGGCTGCTCACTGAGATCCGCCGCCTGGAGAGGCTGGACCACCTGGCTGAGAAGTTCAAGCAGAAGTGTTCCCTGCATGAGTCCTGGACCTCAG GTAAGGTGGAGCTGCTGTCCATGAAGGACTATGAGTCTGCCTCACTGATGGAGATCCGTGCCCTGATGAGGAAGCACGAGGCGTTTGAGAGCGACCTGGCCGCCCACCAGGACAGAGTGGAGCAGATTGCTGCCATCGCCCAGGAGCTCAA TGAGCTGGACTATCATGACGCCGTCACCATCAACGCCCGCTGCCAGGGTATTTGTGACCAGTGGGACAACCTGGGCACCTTGACCCAGAAGAGGAGAGACTCACTGGAG cGTGTGGAGAAGCTGTGGGAGACCATCGACCAGCTGTACCTGGAGTTCGCCAAGAGAGCAGCCCCCTTCAACAACTGGATGGACGGAGCCATGGAGGACTTACAGGACATGTTCATTGTGCACAGTATTGAGGAGATCCAG agtCTGATCACAGCCCATGACCAGTTCAAGGCCACCCTGCCAGAGGCTGATAAGGAGCGCGTTGCAACCATGGGAATCCAGAATGAGATCGTGAAGATCGCTCAGACCTACGGCATCAAGCTGTCAGGAGTCAACCCCTACACCAACCTTTCCCCCCAGGACATCACCGACAAATGGGATGCT GTGAAACACCTGGTGCCCCTCAGGGATCAGATGCTGCAGGAGGAGGTGGCCAGGCAGCAGTCCAACGAGAGGCTGAGGCGCCAGTTCGCTGCCCAGGCCAACATCATCGGACCCTGGATCCAGACCAAGATGGAG GAGATCAGCCACGTGTCTGTGGACATCGCCGGCTCCCTGGAGGAACAGATGAGCAACCTGAAGCAGTACGAGCAGAACATCATCAACTACAAGTGCAACATCGACAAGCTGGAGGGAGACCACCAGCTCAGCCAGGAGTCCCTCATCTTTGACAACAAGCACACCAACTACACCATGGAG catgTGCGTGTGGGCTGGGAGCAGCTCCTGACCACCATCGCCCGCACCATCAACGAGGTGGAGAACCAGATCCTGACCCGAGATGCCAAGGGCATCAGCCAGGAGCAGCTCAACGAGTTCAGAGCCTCCTTCAACCACTTTGACAGG AAGAGAAATGGTATGATGGACCCAGACGACTTCCGCGCCTGTCTCATCTCCATGGGCTACGATCTG ggTGAGGTGGAGTTTGCCCGCATCATGACGCTGGTGGATTCCAACAACACAGGTGTGGTGACCTTCCAGGCCTTCATCGACTTCATGACCCGCGAGACGGCCGAGACGGACACCGCCGATCAGGTCATGGCCTCATTCAAGATCCTGGCCTCCGACAAG ACATACATCACAGTGGAAGAACTGCGCAGGGAGCTGCCCCCAGAGCAGGCCGACTACTGCATCAGCCGCATGACCAGTTACATCGGCAGTGGCGCACCCCCAGGCGCCCTGGACTACATCTCCTTCTCCAGTGCCCTGTACGGAGAGAGCGACTTATAA
- the LOC139536928 gene encoding phosphofurin acidic cluster sorting protein 1-like codes for MTEGIFFHIQNTSSMSERGGLPRTGGTPSPHMQPYKTVTIVPNRPVQMNLYATWEIDRSSPSCVPRLFTVTLKKLVMLQELDRDLTSVVIAVKLQGSKRILRSNEILLSSPGLTETDLQLTFSLQYPHFLKRDANRLQIMLQRRKRYKNRTILGYKTLALGLINMAEVMQHPSEGARVLGLHTTVKDTAVPVAEMRVYSLSSQPIDHEMSKAKMSDRSPDIDNYSEEDEESYSSEQDGSDDPAHSQYLFDEEDDMRKKKHRHKLTSAASITRAHPNIKQKFVALLKRFKVSGEVDFGLEHVSQEHIRDVEEDLDELYDSLEMYNPNDSGPEMEETDSVLSTPKPKLRPFFEGMSQSSSQTEFGSLNSRCSLPRDTLSPQGEQPPSGKMKRARSRNFDDSETDTLELTDPETFLDTTPCITVSVPEQLPRTPMRELRSSKSESHTSMPYTTMPSPRLDGGHTPRQRRGTPMKERRALSKPLSERTNSSDSERSPELSHTPQVPRKAVYDQLNQIFSSDTALPDSLVLVNTSDWQGQYVSEVLLAQKQPLVCTCCGVEIQAVLTTLLTRIQKFCNCNSSTPPPVKVVVAGGQSYLGAILHFFVTQLANKTSDWLSLIRFLVVPLGCHPVAKHLASLDPRYSSVFLDNAWRDLFSRLEPPHSTAPAADGVDVAGRISQYISSVSVTHQLPIAEAMLTCKYKTYDEDSYQKFVPFVGVVKVGLIEPNPAYSGGDSEEAVSVSLAVPSTSPPAHGSPTGMTREAVTPPPSPSLSSGLGSPNMSHAVDTIGLTVDYWVATCSERKKDGERCDKGSKNTLKSAFRSLQVSRLPGGGSTENQPQANTMAMTVVTKEKNKKVSTIFLGKKPKERDVDSKSQVVEGITRLICSTKQQQTSLKVSVDGVEWTDVKFFQLAAQWPTHVKYLPVGLFGYNKIAT; via the exons GCTCTTCACAGTTACTCTGAAGAAGCTGGTGATGCTTCAGGAGCTGGACAGAGACCTAACCTCTGTTGTCATCGCAGTCAAACTCCAG GGATCAAAGCGCATTTTACGGTCCAATGAAATCCTGTTGTCATCGCCTGGACTTACCGAGACCGATCTTCAGCTAACGTTCTCCTTGCAA TATCCACATTTTCTGAAGCGAGATGCCAACAGACTGCAGATCATGCtgcagaggaggaagaggtacAAGAACCGCACCATCCTGGGCTATAAGACCCTGGCACTGGGCCTCATCAACATGGCAGAG gtGATGCAGCACCCCAGTGAGGGAGCCCGTGTGTTGGGTCTCCACACCACGGTGAAGGACACGGCTGTGCCTGTGGCTGAGATGAGGGTCTACTCGCTCTCCAGCCAGCCCATCGACCACGAGATGTCCAAGGCCAAGATGTCTG ACCGCTCCCCCGACATTGACAACTACTCGGAGGAAGACGAGGAGAGCTATTCATCAGAGCAGGACGGGAGTGATGACCCTGCTCACAGCCAg TATCTGTTTGACGAAGAGGATGACATGAGGAAGAAGAAGCACAGACACAAACTCACCTCTGCAGCCTCCATCACCAGAGCTCAT CCCAACATCAAGCAGAAGTTCGTGGCCTTGTTGAAGAGGTTTAAGGTGTCCGGTGAGGTGGACTTTGGCCTGGAGCACGTGTCCCAGGAGCACATTCGTGATGTGGAGGAGGACCTGGATGAGCTCTATGACAGTCTGGAGATGTACAACCCCAATGACAGCGGGCCAGAGATGGAGGAGACGGACAGCGTCCTCAGCACGCCCAAACCCAAACTCAG GCCCTTCTTTGAGGGCATGTCCCAGTCCAGCTCGCAGACCGAGTTTGGCAGTCTGAACAGCAGGTGCAGTCTGCCCAGAGACACCCTGAGCCCA CAAGGAGAGCAGCCCCCGTCAGGCAAGATGAAACGCGCTCGCTCCCGCAACTTTGACGACTCTGAGACAGACACCCTG GAGCTGACTGATCCGGAGACGTTTCTGGACACTACCCCCTGCATCACTGTCTCTGTCCCAGAGCAGCTACCCAGGACCCCAATGAGGGAACTGAGGAGCAGCAAGAGTGAGAGTCACACCAGCATGCCCTACACCACCATGCCCTCCCCCAG GTTGGATGGCGGGCACACACCCAGGCAGAGACGTGGGACACCAATGAAGGAGAGGCGAGCGCTGTCCAAGCCACTAAGCGAACGCACCAACAGCTCTGACAGTGAAAGGTCACCGGAGCTCAGCCACACCCCACAG gtGCCCAGGAAGGCTGTGTATGACCAGCTGAATCAGATCTTCTCCTCAGACACTGCCCTCCCAGACAGCCTGGTCCTGGTCAACACCAGTGATTGGCAGGGACAG tatgtgtcCGAGGTGCTGCTGGCCCAAAAGCAGCCGTTAGTGTGTACCTGCTGTGGGGTGGAGATTCAGGCTGTCCTCACCACCCTCCTCACGCGCATCCAAAAGTT CTGTAACTGTAACTCGTCCACGCCGCCGCCGGTCAAGGTGGTGGTGGCAGGGGGACAGAGCTACCTGGGGGCCATCCTGCATTTCTTTGTCACTCAGCTGGCCAACAAAACATCTGATTGGCTCAGCCTAATCCGCTTCCTGGTGGTCCccctgg GCTGTCACCCCGTCGCTAAGCACCTGGCCTCCCTGGACCCTCGTTACAGCTCTGTGTTCCTGGACAATGCCTGGAGAGACCTGTTCAGTCGCCTGGAGCCCCCTCACTCTA CGGCTCCAGCTGCAGACGGCGTGGACGTGGCTGGAAGGATCAGCCAGTACATCAGCAGCGTCTCTGTCACACACCAGTTGCCTATCGCTGAGGCCATGCTCACCTGCAAGTACAAGAC ATATGACGAGGACTCTTACCAGAAGTTTGTTCCCTTTGTTGGG GTGGTGAAAGTAGGGTTGATTGAACCGAATCCGGCGTATTCAG GTGGAGACTCTGAGGAGGCTGTTAGTGTTAGCTTGGCTGTTCCCTCCACCTCCCCACCCGCCCATGGCTCTCCCACAGGGATGACCAGAGAGGCTGTCACCCCACCTCCGTCTCCCTCCCTGAGTAGCGGTCTGGG gagcCCTAATATGTCCCATGCGGTGGACACCATTGGGCTGACGGTGGATTATTGGGTAGCAACATGCTCAGAGCGGAAGAAGGATGGGGAGCGGTGTGATAAGGGCTCCAAGAACACCCTGAAGAGTGCCTTCCGTTCCCTGCAGGTCAGCAGGCTGCCAGGAGGGGGCTCCACTGAGAACCAGCCCCAGGCCAACACCATGGCTATGACTGTGGTCACCAAGGAGAAGAACAAGAAag TCTCCACCATATTCCTGGGGAAGAAGCCCAAAGAGAGGGATGTAGACTCTAAAAGCCAGGTGGTTGAGGGCATCACCAGACTCATCTGTTCTACCAAGCAGCAGCAGACCAGCCTAAAAG TGTCTGTGGACGGCGTGGAGTGGACTGATGTGAAGTTCTTCCAGCTGGCTGCCCAGTGGCCCACCCATGTGAAGTACCTGCCAGTGGGGCTGTTTGGCTACAACAAGATCGCCACATAG